From a region of the Stenotrophomonas sp. BIO128-Bstrain genome:
- the ispD gene encoding 2-C-methyl-D-erythritol 4-phosphate cytidylyltransferase, producing MMAGIWAVVPAAGRGTRFGGPTPKQYLLAGDRVLLAHTLQALLSHPVVAGVMVVVAEDDADWPGWQSLADKPILTCIGGATRAGSVLAGLHALPDDVRADDFVLVHDAARPNLAAADLGRLLEVGRADPVGAILAAPVRDTLKRAGDDGGIDATEPRERLWRALTPQLFRRHQLARALQEAADAGVEVTDEAMAMERQGLRPLLVEGSEDNFKVTTPADLSRFEFVLSRREP from the coding sequence CTGATGGCCGGCATCTGGGCGGTGGTGCCCGCCGCTGGACGTGGCACCCGCTTCGGCGGGCCCACGCCCAAGCAGTATCTGCTGGCCGGCGACCGCGTGTTGCTGGCCCATACCCTCCAGGCGCTGCTCTCGCACCCGGTCGTGGCCGGGGTGATGGTGGTGGTCGCCGAGGATGACGCCGACTGGCCGGGCTGGCAGTCGCTGGCGGACAAACCCATCCTGACCTGCATCGGCGGGGCGACCCGTGCCGGCTCGGTACTGGCCGGCCTGCATGCCTTGCCCGATGACGTGCGGGCCGATGATTTCGTGCTGGTCCACGATGCCGCCCGCCCCAACCTGGCCGCTGCCGATCTGGGCCGCCTGCTGGAAGTGGGGCGTGCCGACCCGGTCGGCGCGATCCTGGCCGCCCCCGTGCGCGACACCCTCAAGCGTGCCGGCGACGACGGCGGCATCGATGCCACCGAGCCGCGTGAGCGCCTGTGGCGCGCGCTGACCCCGCAGCTGTTCCGCCGCCACCAGCTGGCGCGCGCGCTGCAGGAGGCGGCCGATGCCGGCGTGGAGGTCACCGACGAGGCCATGGCCATGGAGCGCCAGGGGCTGCGCCCGCTGCTGGTGGAAGGCAGCGAAGACAACTTCAAGGTCACCACCCCGGCTGATCTGTCCCGTTTTGAATTCGTGTTGTCGCGTCGCGAACCCTGA
- a CDS encoding MTH938/NDUFAF3 family protein yields MQLSHEIPDYAYALRAADGRSAKVNDRTLAASFILAPDTLIEAWPVADIARLTPEDLAPVLALNPALVVLGTGDTQVFPPAAVMAACLTRGIGLEVMNNPAAARTFNILASEGRKVAAAFILKG; encoded by the coding sequence ATGCAGCTGAGCCACGAAATCCCCGATTACGCCTACGCCCTGCGTGCCGCCGATGGCCGCAGCGCGAAGGTGAATGACCGGACCTTGGCCGCCAGTTTCATCCTGGCCCCGGACACGCTGATCGAAGCCTGGCCGGTGGCCGATATCGCCCGTCTCACCCCGGAAGACCTGGCGCCGGTGCTGGCGCTGAACCCCGCACTGGTGGTGCTGGGCACCGGCGATACCCAGGTCTTCCCGCCCGCTGCGGTCATGGCCGCATGCCTGACCCGGGGGATCGGCCTGGAAGTGATGAACAACCCGGCGGCCGCACGGACCTTCAACATCCTCGCCAGCGAGGGTCGCAAGGTGGCGGCGGCGTTCATCCTGAAGGGGTGA
- a CDS encoding protein-L-isoaspartate(D-aspartate) O-methyltransferase — MSPRLRLQPEAVGIGMTSQRVRDRLVDRLRDAGIADEATLNAIRVVPRHLFIDEALASRAYEDTALPIGHGQTISQPWVVARMTEAVLQSAPTKVLEVGTGSGYQAAVLGAIGLEVYTVERIGDLLRQARKRFRALGMNIRSKHDDGRVGWAEHGPYDAIVVTAAAPALVDALVEQLAVGGRLVAPVGGPGAQSLIQLTRRDDGSVEQQVLAPVTFVPLLSGMLD; from the coding sequence ATGAGCCCACGCCTGCGCCTGCAGCCCGAAGCGGTCGGCATCGGCATGACCTCCCAGCGCGTCCGCGACCGCTTGGTCGACCGCCTGCGCGATGCCGGCATCGCCGACGAAGCCACCCTCAATGCCATCCGCGTGGTGCCGCGCCATCTGTTCATCGATGAAGCACTGGCCTCGCGTGCCTACGAAGACACCGCACTGCCGATCGGCCACGGCCAGACCATTTCGCAACCCTGGGTGGTTGCGCGCATGACCGAAGCGGTGCTGCAGTCGGCGCCGACGAAGGTGCTGGAAGTCGGCACCGGCTCGGGTTACCAGGCCGCCGTGCTGGGGGCGATCGGGCTGGAGGTCTACACGGTCGAGCGCATCGGCGATCTGCTGCGCCAGGCGCGCAAGCGCTTCCGCGCGCTGGGCATGAACATCCGCAGCAAGCATGACGACGGGCGCGTCGGCTGGGCCGAGCACGGCCCTTACGATGCAATCGTGGTGACGGCGGCGGCACCGGCGCTGGTCGATGCGCTGGTCGAGCAGCTGGCCGTGGGTGGGCGCCTGGTGGCGCCGGTCGGCGGCCCGGGCGCGCAGTCGCTGATCCAGTTGACCCGTCGCGATGACGGCAGTGTCGAACAGCAGGTACTGGCACCGGTCACGTTCGTACCGCTGCTGTCTGGCATGCTGGACTGA
- the rlmE gene encoding 23S rRNA (uridine(2552)-2'-O)-methyltransferase RlmE: MATRSKSSQRWLKEHFADPFVKKAQAEGMRSRAAYKLEELLERDRLLKPHMVVVDLGAAPGGWSQQVRRQIGDTGRVLALDILEMPPLAGVEFLHGDFREQAVLSEFEAMLGDQPVDLVLSDMAPNKSGMDAVDQPRMMHLAELALEFADNHLKPGGAFLIKLFQGVGFDDYVREMRRRYDKVVIRKPEASRKRSPEVYALGQGKRAQIK; the protein is encoded by the coding sequence ATGGCAACCCGCAGCAAAAGCAGTCAACGTTGGTTGAAAGAGCACTTCGCCGACCCCTTCGTGAAGAAGGCCCAGGCCGAGGGCATGCGCTCGCGCGCGGCCTACAAACTGGAGGAGCTGCTGGAGCGGGATCGGCTGCTGAAGCCGCACATGGTCGTGGTCGACCTGGGTGCCGCCCCGGGCGGCTGGTCCCAGCAGGTCCGCCGTCAGATCGGCGACACCGGCCGGGTCCTGGCGCTGGACATCCTGGAGATGCCGCCGCTGGCAGGCGTGGAGTTCCTTCACGGTGACTTCAGGGAACAGGCCGTCCTATCGGAGTTCGAAGCCATGCTGGGGGATCAGCCGGTAGACCTTGTGCTCTCGGATATGGCCCCCAATAAGAGTGGAATGGACGCGGTGGACCAACCGCGGATGATGCACCTGGCGGAGTTGGCGTTGGAGTTTGCCGACAACCATCTCAAGCCCGGTGGCGCGTTCCTGATCAAGCTGTTCCAGGGCGTGGGCTTTGACGACTATGTGCGCGAAATGCGCCGCCGGTACGACAAAGTGGTGATCCGCAAGCCTGAAGCGTCCCGTAAGCGCTCGCCCGAGGTGTACGCCTTGGGGCAGGGAAAACGCGCGCAGATCAAGTAA
- a CDS encoding YqaA family protein, whose amino-acid sequence MKIFGPLYERAMKWAAHERAPTYLTVLSFIEAIIFPVMPEVMLAPMCVAQPKRGWWFATLSLAGSMAGALVGYALGHFAFEALKPVFAALGMLGSIEGGIAIVQAKMAESPWAVFTFLVLGGFMPIPMKVFTWASGIVGVPLPQYFLSMLIGRGKRVYVLAAVIRIGGPRAEAALRRWIEPLGWIATALVVVLVAWLVWRSKFA is encoded by the coding sequence ATGAAGATTTTTGGTCCGCTGTACGAGCGGGCAATGAAGTGGGCCGCGCACGAGCGCGCCCCGACCTATCTGACGGTGTTGAGCTTCATCGAAGCGATCATCTTCCCGGTGATGCCCGAGGTGATGCTGGCGCCGATGTGCGTGGCCCAGCCCAAGCGCGGCTGGTGGTTCGCCACGCTCAGCCTGGCCGGCTCGATGGCCGGTGCGCTGGTAGGCTATGCGCTGGGCCACTTCGCCTTTGAAGCGCTCAAGCCGGTGTTCGCCGCGCTGGGCATGCTGGGCAGCATCGAGGGCGGTATCGCCATCGTGCAGGCCAAGATGGCCGAGTCGCCGTGGGCAGTGTTCACCTTCCTGGTGCTGGGCGGCTTCATGCCGATCCCGATGAAGGTCTTCACATGGGCATCGGGTATCGTCGGCGTGCCGTTGCCGCAGTATTTCCTGAGCATGTTGATCGGCCGTGGCAAGCGCGTGTACGTGCTGGCGGCGGTCATTCGTATTGGCGGGCCGCGCGCGGAAGCTGCGCTGCGCCGTTGGATTGAACCGCTGGGCTGGATCGCGACCGCGCTGGTGGTCGTGCTGGTCGCCTGGCTTGTATGGAGGTCGAAGTTCGCATGA
- the folP gene encoding dihydropteroate synthase yields the protein MFDISPQLDCGGRLLRLDRPRVMGIVNVTPDSFSDGGEHDSVEAAVAHGLQLVAEGADLLDIGGESTRPGSAPVPLDEELRRVIPVIERLARETSVPISIDTFKPEVMRAAVAAGAGLINDIHALRQPGALEAAAELGVPVVLMHMQGEPGSMQDTPHYDDVVAEVHRFLTERMFQAEMAGVAKKHLVIDLGFGFGKTTEHNMILLARSDRFVELGVPMLAGLSRKRSIGELTGREQPRDRVAGSVAAHLIAAQRGAMLLRVHDVAATVDALKVWAAVDAVPMPRASAAPAMPRWPDED from the coding sequence ATGTTCGACATTTCTCCCCAGCTCGATTGCGGCGGCCGCCTGCTGCGGCTGGATCGCCCGCGGGTCATGGGCATCGTCAATGTCACCCCGGATTCGTTCTCCGACGGCGGTGAGCACGACAGCGTCGAGGCCGCGGTCGCACACGGCCTGCAGCTGGTGGCCGAAGGTGCCGACCTGCTCGACATCGGCGGCGAGTCGACCCGGCCCGGCAGTGCGCCGGTGCCGCTGGACGAAGAACTGCGCCGGGTCATCCCGGTGATCGAGCGCCTGGCGCGCGAAACTTCCGTGCCGATCAGCATCGACACCTTCAAGCCCGAGGTGATGCGTGCCGCCGTCGCCGCCGGTGCCGGCCTGATCAATGACATTCATGCGCTGCGCCAGCCCGGTGCGCTGGAGGCTGCCGCCGAGCTCGGCGTGCCGGTGGTGTTGATGCACATGCAGGGCGAGCCGGGCAGCATGCAGGACACCCCGCACTACGACGATGTCGTCGCCGAGGTGCATCGTTTCCTGACCGAGCGCATGTTCCAGGCCGAGATGGCCGGCGTTGCCAAGAAGCACCTGGTCATCGATCTGGGCTTCGGCTTCGGCAAGACCACCGAACACAACATGATCCTGCTGGCGCGCTCGGACCGTTTTGTTGAGCTCGGTGTCCCGATGCTGGCGGGTCTGTCGCGCAAGCGCAGCATCGGTGAGCTGACCGGTCGTGAACAGCCGCGTGACCGCGTGGCCGGTTCGGTCGCCGCGCACCTGATCGCTGCCCAGCGCGGCGCAATGCTGCTGCGCGTGCACGATGTCGCGGCCACGGTCGACGCCCTGAAGGTGTGGGCGGCGGTGGATGCCGTGCCGATGCCGCGGGCGTCGGCCGCACCGGCGATGCCGCGCTGGCCGGACGAGGACTGA
- the yhbY gene encoding ribosome assembly RNA-binding protein YhbY codes for MAIALTSSQTRFLRGHAHDLKALLQIGGKGVTPAFLAELEEVLERHELIKVKVAAEDREARDALIAELVSASESALVQRIGHVAVLYRPSKEQRQIVLPRG; via the coding sequence ATGGCTATCGCCCTGACGTCTTCCCAAACCCGTTTCCTCCGCGGTCACGCGCATGATCTGAAAGCCCTGCTCCAGATCGGCGGCAAGGGGGTGACACCGGCCTTCCTGGCTGAACTGGAAGAGGTGCTGGAACGCCACGAGCTGATCAAGGTCAAGGTCGCCGCGGAAGACCGCGAGGCCCGCGACGCCCTCATCGCCGAGCTGGTCAGTGCCAGTGAAAGCGCGCTGGTGCAGCGCATCGGCCACGTGGCCGTGCTGTACCGCCCAAGCAAGGAACAGCGCCAGATCGTCCTGCCGCGCGGCTGA
- the ftsH gene encoding ATP-dependent zinc metalloprotease FtsH, whose translation MNDLTKNLLLWVVVAVVLMVVFQSFSPKSSGAGAQGATYSQFLDQVDSGNIQKVVLGEMRGGANDVTYTTRSGQTSTITAPYDRDLINVLRGKKVEFEQAPPSSGISLGAILMNFLPVILIIGFWIFIMRQMQGGGGGAKGAMSFGKSRAKLQGEDQIKVTFADVAGCDEAKEEVGELVDFLRDPTKFTKLGGKIPRGVLMVGPPGTGKTLLARAIAGEAKVPFFSISGSDFVEMFVGVGASRVRDMFEQAKKQAPCIIFIDEIDAVGRHRGAGLGGGHDEREQTLNQLLVEMDGFEGGEGVIVIAATNRPDVLDPALLRPGRFDRQVVVGLPDVKGREQILKVHMRKLPLADDVEPMVIARGTPGFSGADLANLANEAALFAARGGEKEVRMDHFDRARDKILMGAERRSMAMSEEEKTLTAYHEAGHAIVGRLVPEHDPVYKVTIIPRGRALGVTMYLPEGDKYSMNRVAIESQLCSLYGGRVAEELIFGTDKVTTGASNDIERATKMARNMVTKWGLSDELGPIAYGEEDDEVFLGRSVTQHKSVSDDTARRIDEVVRSILDKAYARTTELLTANLDKLHTMSQLLLQYETIDAPQINAVMEGRDPPPPAGWGKSASNKDGGNNDKGGDARPVAPIAGPAEQI comes from the coding sequence ATGAACGACTTGACCAAGAACCTCCTGCTATGGGTGGTCGTCGCCGTCGTGCTGATGGTGGTCTTCCAGAGCTTCTCGCCGAAGAGCAGCGGAGCCGGCGCGCAGGGTGCGACGTATTCGCAGTTCCTCGACCAGGTGGACAGCGGCAACATCCAGAAAGTAGTGCTGGGCGAAATGCGCGGCGGTGCCAATGATGTGACCTACACCACCCGCAGCGGCCAGACCAGCACCATCACCGCGCCCTACGATCGCGACCTGATCAACGTGCTGCGCGGCAAGAAGGTGGAATTCGAGCAGGCGCCGCCGTCCAGCGGCATCTCGCTGGGCGCGATCCTGATGAACTTCCTCCCGGTGATCCTGATCATCGGCTTCTGGATCTTCATCATGCGCCAGATGCAGGGCGGTGGCGGCGGGGCCAAGGGCGCGATGTCCTTCGGCAAGTCGCGCGCCAAGCTGCAGGGCGAAGACCAGATCAAGGTCACCTTCGCCGATGTCGCCGGCTGCGACGAGGCCAAGGAAGAGGTTGGCGAACTGGTCGACTTCCTGCGTGACCCGACCAAGTTCACCAAGCTGGGCGGCAAGATTCCGCGCGGCGTGCTGATGGTCGGCCCGCCGGGTACTGGCAAGACCCTGCTGGCCCGCGCCATTGCGGGTGAGGCCAAGGTCCCGTTCTTCTCGATCTCCGGTTCGGACTTCGTGGAAATGTTCGTCGGCGTCGGCGCCAGCCGCGTGCGCGACATGTTCGAGCAGGCCAAGAAGCAGGCCCCGTGCATCATCTTCATCGATGAAATCGACGCTGTCGGTCGCCATCGCGGCGCCGGCCTGGGCGGCGGTCACGACGAACGCGAGCAGACGCTGAACCAGCTGCTGGTCGAAATGGACGGTTTCGAGGGAGGCGAGGGCGTGATCGTCATCGCCGCCACCAACCGTCCGGACGTGCTGGATCCGGCGCTGCTGCGCCCGGGCCGTTTCGATCGCCAGGTCGTGGTCGGCCTGCCGGACGTCAAGGGCCGCGAGCAGATCCTCAAGGTGCACATGCGCAAGCTGCCGCTGGCCGACGATGTCGAGCCGATGGTGATCGCGCGCGGTACCCCGGGCTTCTCCGGTGCGGACCTGGCCAACCTGGCCAACGAAGCGGCGTTGTTTGCCGCGCGTGGCGGTGAGAAGGAAGTCCGCATGGACCACTTCGACCGTGCCCGCGACAAGATCCTGATGGGTGCCGAGCGCCGTTCGATGGCGATGAGCGAAGAAGAAAAGACGCTCACGGCGTATCACGAAGCTGGCCATGCCATCGTCGGCCGCCTGGTGCCCGAGCACGATCCGGTCTACAAGGTCACCATCATTCCGCGCGGCCGCGCGCTGGGTGTGACGATGTACCTGCCGGAAGGCGACAAGTACTCGATGAACCGCGTGGCGATCGAATCGCAGCTGTGCTCGCTGTACGGTGGCCGTGTGGCCGAAGAGTTGATCTTCGGCACCGACAAGGTCACCACCGGTGCCTCCAACGATATCGAGCGCGCCACCAAGATGGCCCGCAACATGGTCACCAAGTGGGGCCTGTCCGACGAGCTCGGCCCGATCGCCTATGGTGAAGAGGACGATGAAGTGTTCCTTGGCCGTTCGGTGACGCAGCACAAGAGCGTGTCCGACGATACCGCGCGCCGCATCGACGAAGTCGTCCGCAGCATCCTGGACAAGGCCTACGCCCGTACCACCGAGCTGCTGACCGCCAACCTCGACAAGCTGCACACGATGTCCCAGCTGCTGCTGCAGTACGAGACCATCGATGCGCCGCAGATCAACGCCGTGATGGAAGGGCGCGATCCGCCGCCGCCGGCGGGCTGGGGCAAGTCGGCCAGCAACAAGGATGGCGGCAACAACGACAAGGGCGGCGATGCCCGTCCGGTCGCCCCGATCGCCGGCCCTGCCGAACAGATCTGA
- a CDS encoding peptidoglycan DD-metalloendopeptidase family protein: protein MSADRLSKGVRSGALLLVVSVLSACGTATVVRPSGSGGGVAHSTPQTSVAKPGQTAVVRRGDTLYALARIHNITPRDLAAWNGLAEPYTIYPGQSLRLYPGGSGSPGRAPTTVVTAPRPGSTAPAATPAPTTAIKSNISWRWPADGAIVGRFVAGEATKQGVDIAGTSGQPVRATAAGVVVYSGAGLVGFGELIIIKHSDQWLSAYGHNRKRLVSEGQSVKAGEQIAEMGRTGAARDMLHFEIRYNGKPVDPLLYLPPR from the coding sequence ATGAGTGCTGATCGTTTGAGCAAGGGAGTGCGCAGCGGCGCGCTGCTGTTGGTGGTGTCGGTGCTGAGCGCCTGCGGCACTGCCACCGTGGTGCGGCCCTCGGGCTCGGGCGGCGGCGTGGCCCACAGCACGCCGCAGACCTCGGTGGCCAAGCCCGGCCAGACTGCGGTCGTCCGTCGTGGCGACACGCTGTATGCCTTGGCCCGCATCCACAACATCACCCCGCGCGATCTGGCTGCCTGGAACGGGCTGGCCGAGCCGTACACGATCTATCCCGGCCAGTCGCTGCGCCTGTACCCGGGCGGCAGTGGCAGCCCTGGCCGCGCCCCGACCACCGTGGTCACCGCGCCGCGTCCGGGCAGCACCGCGCCGGCGGCCACCCCGGCCCCGACCACCGCCATCAAGAGCAACATCAGCTGGCGCTGGCCGGCCGATGGCGCGATCGTTGGCCGCTTCGTCGCCGGCGAGGCGACCAAGCAGGGCGTGGACATCGCCGGCACCAGCGGCCAGCCGGTCCGTGCGACCGCCGCCGGCGTGGTGGTGTATTCCGGTGCGGGCCTGGTCGGTTTCGGTGAGCTGATCATCATCAAGCACAGCGACCAGTGGCTATCGGCGTATGGCCACAACCGCAAGCGCCTGGTCAGCGAAGGGCAGAGCGTGAAGGCCGGCGAGCAGATCGCCGAAATGGGGCGCACCGGCGCTGCGCGCGACATGCTGCACTTCGAGATCCGCTACAACGGCAAGCCGGTCGATCCGCTGCTGTATCTGCCGCCGCGGTAA
- the truD gene encoding tRNA pseudouridine(13) synthase TruD — MIPLPLAFGAPLLTAKIRTTPEDFQVDELPAFEPSGEGEHLLLTIRKRGANTVHVAKVLAKWAGLPDMAVSYAGMKDRHAVTTQRFSVHLPKRVAPDPALLASDEIEVVESTWHNRKLQRGALAGNRFKLVLRDVQGDAAAIEERLSHIASRGLPNWFGEQRFGRDGGNVPAALAMFGGRRMRPDQRSLLLSAARSALFNQVLAARVEQGNWDAPLDGEVWMLDGSRSVFGPEPWTDLLADRLGRFDIHPSGPLWGEGELRSTGAAAELELGAVADAQSLALRAGLESARLKQERRALRLRPAMLQHQWLAPEVLELSFALPPGCYATAVLHELGPVEDASQSDTQAG; from the coding sequence GTGATCCCGTTGCCGCTGGCGTTCGGCGCGCCGTTGCTCACCGCGAAGATCCGCACCACGCCCGAGGATTTCCAGGTCGACGAACTGCCGGCGTTCGAGCCGAGCGGCGAGGGCGAGCACCTGCTGCTGACGATCCGCAAGCGGGGCGCGAACACCGTGCACGTCGCCAAGGTGCTGGCCAAATGGGCCGGGCTGCCGGACATGGCGGTCAGCTACGCCGGCATGAAAGACCGCCATGCGGTCACCACGCAGCGCTTCAGCGTGCACCTGCCCAAGCGCGTGGCGCCGGATCCGGCGCTGCTGGCTTCCGATGAGATCGAGGTGGTCGAGTCGACCTGGCACAACCGCAAGCTGCAGCGCGGTGCGTTGGCCGGCAACCGCTTCAAGCTGGTCCTGCGCGATGTGCAGGGGGATGCTGCGGCCATCGAAGAGCGACTTTCCCATATCGCCTCGCGCGGCCTGCCGAACTGGTTCGGTGAGCAGCGTTTCGGTCGCGATGGCGGCAATGTGCCGGCGGCGCTGGCGATGTTCGGTGGCCGCCGCATGCGTCCGGACCAGCGCTCGCTGCTGCTCTCGGCCGCCCGTTCGGCGCTGTTCAACCAGGTGTTGGCGGCGCGCGTGGAGCAGGGCAACTGGGACGCGCCGCTGGACGGCGAGGTCTGGATGCTCGATGGCAGCCGCAGCGTGTTCGGCCCGGAGCCGTGGACGGATCTGCTGGCCGATCGTCTCGGCCGCTTCGACATTCATCCCAGCGGCCCATTGTGGGGAGAGGGGGAACTGCGCAGCACCGGTGCCGCTGCCGAGCTGGAGCTGGGCGCGGTTGCCGATGCGCAATCGCTTGCACTGCGCGCCGGCCTGGAAAGCGCCCGCCTGAAGCAGGAGCGCCGCGCGCTGCGCCTGCGCCCGGCGATGCTGCAGCACCAGTGGCTGGCTCCCGAGGTGCTGGAACTGAGCTTCGCGCTGCCGCCCGGCTGCTACGCCACCGCGGTGCTGCATGAGCTGGGGCCGGTAGAAGACGCAAGCCAGTCCGACACCCAGGCCGGGTAG
- the ftsB gene encoding cell division protein FtsB, with amino-acid sequence MRNWRWLLLVLALLLAWLQYRFWFGPGNSGEVMMLEAQVENQKRDNAGLQQRNDALAAEVKDLKEGEAAIEERARSELGMIKPGEKFYRVVEDAPVPPPRAPTAVPDPDAPHQDVP; translated from the coding sequence ATGCGCAACTGGCGCTGGCTGCTGCTGGTGCTCGCGCTGCTGCTCGCGTGGCTGCAGTACCGCTTCTGGTTTGGACCGGGCAACTCGGGCGAGGTGATGATGCTCGAAGCCCAGGTCGAGAACCAGAAGCGGGACAACGCCGGCCTGCAGCAGCGCAATGACGCGCTGGCTGCCGAGGTCAAGGACCTCAAGGAAGGCGAGGCGGCCATCGAAGAACGCGCGCGCAGCGAGCTGGGCATGATCAAGCCCGGCGAGAAGTTCTACCGCGTGGTCGAAGACGCGCCGGTGCCGCCGCCGCGTGCACCGACGGCCGTTCCCGATCCGGACGCGCCGCACCAGGACGTGCCCTGA
- a CDS encoding Smr/MutS family protein: MSHSEDEDPAALFRAAIGEVKPLRKVVTPPPATPRPKPRARMAEQDEQEARGEFARLLRDSSPLEAGDTASYRRENLPPRMFQRLKRGQYSVQDELDLHGATVAQAETLVRQFLVEAHAHEYGCVRIIHGKGLQSDGGAPVLKNLVDRLLRLRNDVLAFHSAPAGQGGTGAVLVLLSNR; encoded by the coding sequence ATGTCACATTCTGAAGACGAAGATCCCGCGGCCCTGTTCCGGGCCGCCATCGGCGAGGTCAAGCCGCTGCGCAAGGTGGTCACCCCGCCGCCGGCCACGCCGCGGCCCAAGCCGCGTGCGCGCATGGCCGAACAGGATGAACAGGAGGCCCGCGGGGAATTCGCCCGGCTGCTGCGCGACAGCAGCCCACTGGAGGCCGGCGATACCGCCAGCTACCGGCGCGAGAATCTGCCGCCGCGGATGTTCCAGCGGCTCAAGCGCGGGCAGTACTCCGTGCAGGACGAACTGGACCTGCATGGCGCGACGGTGGCCCAGGCCGAGACACTGGTGCGCCAGTTCCTGGTGGAAGCGCATGCCCATGAGTACGGCTGCGTGCGCATCATCCACGGCAAGGGACTGCAATCCGATGGCGGCGCACCGGTGCTGAAGAATCTGGTCGATCGTCTGCTGCGCCTGCGCAACGACGTGCTCGCATTTCATTCCGCGCCCGCCGGCCAGGGCGGCACCGGCGCAGTGCTGGTGCTGCTGAGCAACCGGTAA
- the surE gene encoding 5'/3'-nucleotidase SurE, with protein sequence MRILVSNDDGVDAPGIKMLATVLRDAGHEVTVVAPDRDRSGASNSLTLDLPIRMKRIDHYTCSVAGTPTDCVHLALTGMLEYEPDIVVSGINNAANLGDDVIYSGTVSAAMEGRFLGLPAVAMSLVTHNHEPRNFETAARAAVEIVTRLKADPLPADTILNVNVPDLPWSEVRGFEVTRLGNRHRAEGCIAQRDPRGNQVYWIGPAGREQDSGPGTDFHAVRNGYISITPIQVDLTRYQALEKVASWVGGLTAALDRPA encoded by the coding sequence ATGCGGATTCTGGTCAGCAACGACGACGGTGTCGATGCGCCGGGCATCAAGATGCTCGCCACGGTATTGCGTGACGCAGGTCATGAAGTGACCGTGGTCGCCCCCGATCGCGATCGCTCAGGCGCCAGCAATTCGCTGACCCTGGACCTGCCGATCCGCATGAAGCGCATCGACCACTACACCTGCTCGGTGGCCGGCACGCCGACCGACTGCGTGCATCTGGCCCTCACCGGCATGCTCGAGTACGAGCCGGATATCGTCGTCTCGGGCATCAACAACGCGGCCAACCTCGGCGACGACGTGATCTACTCCGGCACCGTCTCGGCGGCGATGGAAGGGCGCTTCCTGGGTCTGCCCGCCGTGGCGATGTCGCTGGTCACGCACAACCACGAGCCACGCAACTTCGAAACGGCCGCCCGCGCTGCGGTGGAGATCGTCACCCGGCTCAAGGCCGATCCACTGCCCGCCGACACCATCCTCAACGTCAACGTGCCGGATCTGCCGTGGAGCGAAGTACGCGGCTTCGAAGTGACCCGCCTGGGCAACCGTCATCGCGCCGAAGGCTGCATTGCCCAGCGCGACCCGCGCGGCAACCAGGTGTACTGGATCGGCCCGGCCGGGCGCGAACAGGACTCCGGCCCCGGCACGGATTTCCACGCGGTGCGCAACGGCTATATCTCGATCACCCCGATCCAGGTCGACCTCACCCGCTACCAGGCGCTGGAGAAGGTGGCCAGCTGGGTCGGCGGGCTGACCGCCGCGCTGGATCGGCCGGCATGA
- the ispF gene encoding 2-C-methyl-D-erythritol 2,4-cyclodiphosphate synthase → MTTPQFPPFRIGQGYDVHAFGEGDHIMLGGIRVEHSCGVLAHSDGDVILHALCDAMLGALALGDIGVHFPPTDMRWKGADSAHLLAHCNGLLRERGWQVGNTDITVICERPKVGPHALAMRERIATVLGIALDCVSVKATTSEKLGFTGRSEGIAAQASVLLVAL, encoded by the coding sequence ATGACCACGCCACAGTTCCCTCCCTTCCGCATCGGACAGGGCTACGACGTCCATGCCTTCGGCGAGGGCGACCACATCATGCTCGGTGGCATCCGGGTCGAACACAGCTGTGGCGTGCTTGCGCACAGCGATGGCGATGTGATCCTGCACGCCCTGTGTGATGCGATGCTCGGCGCGCTGGCGCTGGGTGACATCGGCGTGCATTTCCCGCCGACGGACATGCGCTGGAAGGGCGCGGACAGCGCGCACCTGCTTGCGCATTGCAACGGCCTGCTGCGCGAGCGCGGCTGGCAGGTCGGCAACACCGACATCACCGTCATCTGCGAGCGGCCGAAGGTTGGCCCGCACGCCCTGGCCATGCGTGAGCGCATCGCCACCGTGCTGGGCATCGCGCTGGACTGCGTGAGCGTCAAGGCGACCACGTCGGAAAAGCTGGGCTTCACCGGCCGCAGCGAGGGTATCGCCGCCCAGGCCAGCGTACTGCTGGTGGCGCTGTGA